Proteins found in one Podarcis muralis chromosome 5, rPodMur119.hap1.1, whole genome shotgun sequence genomic segment:
- the MC3R gene encoding melanocortin receptor 3 yields the protein MYKTQCSFTVSALLLSDESGRDAVKCFLNLRSNRSPRTWEHITRTVTLNSTDAVSITACKAEHRPLTMNTTVRWALTFQPVLVNASEEFNDSVLLGSRSDNGFCEKVFIKAEVFLTLGIISLLENILVILAVIKNGNLHSPMYFFLCSLAAADILVSMSNALETIMIAILSNGYLIMEDRFIQHMDNVFDSMICISLVASICNLLVIAIDRYITIFYALRYHSIMTVKKALALIGVIWVACIFCGIMFIVYYESKTVIVCLITMFFTMLFLMASLYVHMFLFARLHVKRIAALPVDGAPHQHTCMKGAVTITILLGVFVVCWAPFFLHLILIISCPTNPHCVCYTSHFNTYLVLIMCNSVIDPLIYAFRSLEMRKTFKEIFCCCYGIGSGQCML from the exons ATGTATAAAACCCAATGCTCTTTTACTGTTTCTGCCCTTCTTCTCTCAGATGAATCAGGAAGAGATGCTGTGAAGTGCTTTTTAAATCTCCGCTCCAACCGCAGTCCCAGGACATGGGAGCATATCACAAGGACAGTCACTTTAAATTCAACAG ATGCTGTTTCCATAACCGCTTGCAAAGCTGAACACCGTCCCTTAACGATGAACACGACGGTACGCTGGGCTCTAACTTTTCAGCCTGTGTTGGTTAATGCCTCTGAAGAGTTCAACGATTCGGTCCTTCTCGGCAGCAGGAGCGACAATGGATTCTGCGAAAAGGTGTTCATTAAAGCCGAGGTCTTCTTGACCCTGGGGATCATCAGCCTTCTGGAGAACATCCTCGTCATCCTTGCTGTGATCAAAAACGGCAACCTGCATTCCCCCATGTACTTTTTCCTCTGTAGCCTGGCTGCAGCAGACATACTGGTGAGTATGTCCAATGCCCTGGAAACCATCATGATTGCCATCCTGAGCAATGGCTACCTCATCATGGAGGACCGCTTCATCCAACATATGGACAATGTCTTTGACTCAATGATCTGCATCTCTTTGGTTGCCTCCATATGCAACCTTTTGGTCATAGCCATCGACAGGTACATTACCATTTTCTATGCACTCCGCTACCACAGCATCATGACCGtgaagaaagccctggctctcatTGGGGTCATCTGGGTCGCCTGCATCTTTTGCGGCATCATGTTCATTGTCTACTACGAGAGCAAAACTGTCATTGTCTGCCTCATCACCATGTTCTTCACCATGCTTTTCCTCATGGCCTCGCTGTACGTCCACATGTTTCTGTTTGCGCGCCTGCACGTCAAGCGCATCGCAGCCCTCCCGGTGGACGGAGCCCCCCACCAGCACACCTGTATGAAAGGGGCGGTCACAATCACTATTCTCCTCGGGGTCTTTGTTGTCTGCTGGGCTCCTTTCTTCCTTCATCTCATTCTGATCATCTCCTGCCCAACCAACCCACACTGTGTTTGCTACACCTCACATTTCAACACATACCTGGTCCTTATCATGTGCAACTCGGTCATCGATCCTCTCATTTATGCCTTCCGGAGCTTGGAGATGCGAAAGACGTTCAAGGAAATATTCTGCTGCTGTTACGGCATAGGCTCAGGACAGTGCATGCTCTGA